The Pan paniscus chromosome 22, NHGRI_mPanPan1-v2.0_pri, whole genome shotgun sequence genome has a segment encoding these proteins:
- the UBASH3A gene encoding ubiquitin-associated and SH3 domain-containing protein A isoform X2 — translation MAAGETQLYAKVSNKLKGRSSPSLLEPLLAMGFPVHTALKALAATGRKTAEEALAWLRDHCNDPSLDDPIPQEYALFLCPTGPLLEKLQEFWRESKRQCAKNRAHEVFPHVTLCDFFTCEDQKVECLYEALKRAGDRLLGSFPTAVPLALHSSISYLGFFVNGSPADVIREFAMTFATEASLLADCSVKPCTKQLHLTLAHKFYPHHQRTLEQLARAIPLGHSCQWTAALYSRDMRFVHYQTLRALFQYKPQNVDELTLSPGDYIFVDPTQQDEASEGWVIGISQRTGCRGFLPENYTDRASESDTWVKHRMYTFSLATDLNSRRDGEASSRCSGEFLPQTARSLSSLQALQATVARKSVLVVRHGERVDQIFGKAWLQQCSTPDGKYYRPDLNFPCSLPRRSRGIKDFENDPPLSSCGIFQSRIAGDALLDSGIRISSVFASPALRCVQTAKLILEELKLEKKIKIRVEPGVFEWTKWEAGKTTPTLMSLEELKEANFNIDTDYRSLPWACASVKKIKRKENGSW, via the exons ATGGCAGCGGGGGAGACGCAGCTCTACGCCAAGGTCTCCAACAAGCTCAAGGGCCGCAGCAGCCCCTCGCTCCTGGAGCCCCTCCTGGCCATGGGCTTCCCGGTGCACACCGC GCTGAAAGCGTTGGCAGCCACGGGGAGGAAGACAGCGGAGGAGGCCTTGGCCTG GCTGCGTGATCATTGCAATGACCCTTCCCTAGACGACCCCATCCCCCAGGAGTATGCCCTTTTCCTCTGTCCAACGGGGCCCCTGCTGGAAAAACTTCAAGAGTTCTGGAGAGAGAGCAAGCGCCAGTGTGCAAAGAACAGAGCTCATGAGGTCTTCCCACACGTGACACTCTGTGACTTCTTCACG TGTGAAGACCAGAAGGTGGAGTGCCTGTACGAGGCGCTGAAGAGAGCTGGAGACAGGCTCCTGGGCTCCTTCCCCACGGCCGTGCCCCTGGCTCTCCACTCCTCCATCAGCTACCTCGGCTTCTTCGTCAATGGCAGCCCCGCAGACGTCATCCGGGAATTCGCCATGACCTTCGCCACAGAAGCATCTCTCTTAGCAG ACTGCTCCGTGAAGCCTTGCACCAAGCAGCTGCATCTGACCTTGGCCCACAAGTTCTACCCCCACCACCAGAGGACGCTGGAGCAGCTGGCCAGAGCCATCCCCCTGGGCCACAGCTGCCAGTGGACCGCAGCACTCTACTCCCGAGACATGCGCTTTGTGCACTACCAG ACCCTGAGAGCCCTATTCCAGTACAAACCCCAGAACGTGGATGAGCTGACGCTAAGTCCTGGTGACTACATCTTTGTGGACCCCACGCAGCAGGACGAAGCCAGCGAGGGCTGGGTGATTGGGATCTCACAGCGGACAGGCTGCCGGGGCTTCCTGCCGGAAAACTACACGGATCGAGCCAGTGAGTCTGACACGTGGGTGAAGCACAG GATGTACACCTTCAGTCTAGCCACAGACCTGAACTCCAGAAGGGATGGTGAAGCCAGCAGCAGATGCAGCGGGGAATTTCTTCCACAAACGGCAAGGAGTCTTAGCAGCTTACAGGCCTTGCAG GCTACCGTTGCAAGGAAGAGCGTGCTGGTGGTTCGCCACGGGGAGAGAGTGGATCAGATCTTCGGGAAGGCATGGCTGCAGCAATGCTCCACTCCTGATG GGAAATACTACAGGCCAGACCTGAATTTCCCCTGCAGTCTGCCCAGACGGAGTCGTGGGATCAAAGACTTTGAAAACGATCCCCCATTATCATCGTGTGGCATTTTCCAGTCCAGAATTGCAG GGGACGCGCTACTGGACAGTGGTATCAGAATCAGCTCTGTGTTTGCCTCCCCAGCCCTCCGCTGTGTGCAGACAGCCAAACTCATCCTGGAAG AACTcaaactggagaaaaaaatcaagatacgAGTGGAACCTGGAGTCTTTGAATGGACGAAATGGGAAGCTGGCAAAACCACCCCAACCCTCATGAGCCTGGAAGAGCTGAAAGAGGCAAATTTCAACATTGACACTGATTACAG